One segment of Paraburkholderia sp. PREW-6R DNA contains the following:
- a CDS encoding LysR family transcriptional regulator, with translation MDRLTSMALFVAAVEEGSLAAAARRFGLSAAMAGKHVSAIETELGARLLQRTTRRLSLTDIGQTYYGRCKAILDAYDEANREASDAQASARGVLRVAAPVTFGAMHLGEVVAKYLDEHPHVNIEVSLSDRYVDLLETGVDIAVRIGRLPDSGLVARRLAPCRMVICASPAYLERYGTPRTPGDLQGAQRLTFSEAVSAGDWTLVDAKQHAHIIGGPCRMAANNTQMLLAAALAGAGIAYGPTFVFGEQIALGKLVALLPQYHTSELTIQAVYPSARHLSLKVRHFIDYLAAAFGDEPPWDRLQPLTAGKGHAGGARAADSKARRTRR, from the coding sequence ATGGACCGATTAACCAGCATGGCGTTATTTGTTGCGGCGGTCGAGGAAGGGAGTCTGGCGGCCGCCGCGCGACGGTTTGGCTTATCTGCCGCAATGGCGGGCAAGCACGTCAGCGCGATCGAAACCGAACTCGGTGCGCGACTGTTGCAGCGCACGACCCGCCGTCTGAGTTTGACCGATATCGGCCAGACCTATTACGGCCGCTGCAAGGCGATTCTCGACGCGTACGACGAAGCGAATCGCGAAGCGAGCGATGCACAGGCGAGCGCGCGTGGCGTGTTGCGGGTCGCAGCGCCCGTCACTTTCGGCGCCATGCATCTCGGCGAAGTCGTGGCGAAATATCTGGACGAGCATCCGCATGTGAACATTGAAGTGTCGTTGAGCGATCGCTATGTCGACCTGCTCGAAACCGGCGTCGATATTGCGGTGCGTATCGGCCGCCTGCCCGACTCGGGCCTGGTCGCGCGGCGGCTGGCGCCGTGCCGCATGGTGATCTGCGCGTCGCCAGCCTATCTGGAAAGGTACGGCACGCCGCGCACGCCGGGCGATCTGCAAGGGGCGCAGCGCCTCACGTTCAGCGAGGCCGTCTCCGCCGGCGACTGGACGCTCGTCGACGCGAAGCAGCACGCGCATATCATTGGCGGCCCTTGCAGAATGGCCGCGAACAATACGCAGATGCTGCTCGCCGCCGCGCTCGCCGGCGCGGGCATTGCGTATGGTCCAACGTTCGTGTTCGGCGAACAGATCGCGCTCGGCAAGCTGGTTGCACTGCTACCGCAGTACCACACCTCGGAATTGACCATTCAGGCGGTGTATCCGAGCGCGCGACATCTGTCGCTCAAGGTGCGGCACTTCATCGACTATCTGGCGGCCGCTTTCGGCGACGAGCCGCCATGGGACCGGCTGCAGCCATTAACCGCCGGCAAGGGCCACGCAGGTGGCGCGCGCGCTGCGGACAGCAAGGCGCGCCGCACGCGCCGTTAG
- the katG gene encoding catalase/peroxidase HPI, translating into MSNEAKCPFKHTAGGGTTNRDWWPRQLRLDLLSQHSAKSNPLDKGFDYAEAFSSLDLAAVKKDLAALMTNSQDWWPADFGHYGPLFIRMAWHSAGTYRIADGRGGAGRGQQRFAPLNSWPDNVSLDKARRLLWPIKQKYGQKISWADLLILTGNVALESMGFKTFGYAGGREDSWEPDQDVYWGDEKTWLGGDVRYGKGAAGDDQDGGVIVADEEKHGEEVSRTDGERTLESPLGAVQMGLIYVNPEGPDGNPDPVAAAFDIRETFGRMAMNDEETVALIAGGHTFGKTHGAGPAENVGPEPEAADIENQGLGWKNSFGTGKGGDTITSGLEVTWTSTPTQWGNGFFQNLFGHEWELTKSPAGANQWVAKGANADIPHAHDPSKKLLPTMLTTDLALRFDPAYEKISRRFLENPDQFADAFARAWFKLTHRDMGPRARYLGPEVPAEELIWQDPIPAVDHPLVDDNDIASLKQKILATGLSVSELVSTAWASASTFRGSDKRGGANGARIRLAPQKDWAANKPEQLAKVLKALEGIQSEFNGAQSGGKKISLADLIVLAGSAGIEQAAKNAGQQITVPFTPGRADASQEQTDVESVGALEPLYDGFRNFLKSRSVVPAEALLIDKAQLLTLTAPEMTVLIGGLRALNVTSENSQGVFTKRPEALTNDFFINLLDMGTEWKPTSEAREAFEGRDRRTGEVKWTGSRVDLIFGSHAQLRALSEVYASEDAQEKFTRDFVAAWVKVMNLDRFDLA; encoded by the coding sequence ATGTCAAACGAAGCAAAGTGCCCGTTCAAACATACCGCCGGCGGTGGTACGACGAACCGCGACTGGTGGCCGAGGCAACTACGGCTGGATCTCCTTAGCCAGCACTCCGCCAAGAGCAATCCGTTGGACAAAGGCTTCGACTATGCCGAAGCATTCAGCAGCCTCGACCTCGCCGCCGTCAAGAAAGACCTGGCGGCGCTCATGACGAACTCGCAGGACTGGTGGCCGGCGGACTTCGGCCATTACGGACCGCTGTTCATCCGCATGGCCTGGCACAGCGCCGGCACCTATCGGATCGCCGACGGCCGGGGCGGCGCGGGCCGCGGTCAGCAGCGTTTTGCGCCGCTTAACAGCTGGCCGGATAACGTCAGTCTCGACAAGGCGCGCCGCCTGCTCTGGCCGATCAAGCAGAAATACGGCCAGAAGATTTCTTGGGCCGACCTGTTGATTCTCACCGGCAACGTCGCGCTCGAAAGCATGGGATTCAAGACCTTCGGCTACGCCGGCGGACGCGAAGACAGCTGGGAACCGGATCAGGACGTCTACTGGGGCGACGAAAAGACCTGGCTGGGCGGCGACGTGCGCTACGGCAAGGGCGCCGCAGGCGACGACCAGGACGGCGGCGTGATCGTGGCGGACGAAGAAAAGCACGGTGAGGAAGTCAGCCGCACCGACGGCGAACGCACGCTCGAAAGCCCGCTTGGCGCTGTGCAGATGGGTCTGATCTATGTGAACCCGGAAGGCCCGGACGGCAACCCCGACCCGGTCGCCGCCGCTTTCGACATTCGCGAAACGTTCGGCCGCATGGCGATGAACGACGAGGAAACGGTGGCGCTGATCGCCGGTGGTCACACGTTCGGCAAGACGCACGGCGCAGGGCCGGCCGAGAACGTCGGCCCCGAGCCGGAAGCCGCCGACATCGAAAACCAGGGGCTGGGCTGGAAAAACAGCTTTGGCACCGGCAAAGGCGGCGACACGATCACGAGCGGCCTTGAAGTCACGTGGACGAGCACACCGACCCAATGGGGAAATGGTTTCTTCCAGAACCTGTTCGGACACGAATGGGAACTGACCAAAAGCCCGGCCGGCGCAAATCAATGGGTTGCCAAAGGCGCGAACGCCGACATCCCGCACGCGCACGATCCGTCGAAAAAGCTGCTGCCGACCATGCTCACCACCGACTTGGCGCTGCGCTTTGATCCGGCTTACGAAAAGATCTCGCGCCGCTTCCTGGAGAATCCCGATCAGTTCGCCGACGCGTTCGCCCGCGCCTGGTTCAAGCTGACGCACCGCGACATGGGTCCGCGCGCGCGTTATCTCGGCCCGGAAGTGCCTGCCGAAGAACTGATCTGGCAAGACCCGATTCCGGCTGTCGATCATCCGCTCGTCGACGACAACGACATTGCGTCGCTCAAGCAGAAAATCCTGGCTACCGGCCTGTCCGTGTCCGAACTGGTGTCGACGGCGTGGGCGTCGGCGTCCACGTTCCGCGGGTCGGACAAGCGCGGCGGCGCGAACGGCGCGCGCATTCGTCTTGCGCCGCAAAAAGACTGGGCGGCCAACAAGCCCGAGCAGCTCGCCAAGGTGCTGAAGGCGCTGGAAGGCATCCAGAGCGAATTCAACGGCGCGCAGTCGGGTGGCAAGAAGATCTCGCTTGCCGACCTGATCGTGCTGGCGGGCAGCGCCGGCATCGAGCAGGCAGCAAAGAACGCGGGGCAGCAGATTACCGTGCCGTTCACGCCGGGCCGTGCGGACGCCTCGCAGGAACAGACCGACGTGGAATCGGTCGGCGCGCTCGAACCGCTCTACGACGGCTTTCGCAACTTCCTCAAGAGCCGGTCTGTCGTTCCGGCCGAAGCATTGCTGATCGACAAGGCGCAATTGCTGACGCTCACCGCGCCTGAAATGACCGTGCTGATCGGCGGCTTGCGCGCGCTGAACGTAACCAGCGAGAATTCGCAGGGCGTGTTCACGAAACGGCCGGAGGCGCTGACGAACGACTTCTTCATCAACCTGCTGGACATGGGTACGGAATGGAAGCCGACCTCTGAAGCGCGCGAAGCGTTCGAAGGTCGTGACCGCCGGACCGGTGAAGTGAAGTGGACGGGCTCGCGCGTCGATCTGATATTCGGCTCGCACGCGCAGCTTCGTGCGCTGAGCGAAGTCTATGCGAGCGAAGACGCGCAGGAGAAGTTCACGCGCGACTTCGTCGCGGCCTGGGTCAAGGTGATGAATCTCGACCGCTTCGATCTCGCCTGA
- a CDS encoding NmrA family NAD(P)-binding protein, whose protein sequence is MYAITGITGNVGGAMARTLLNAGRPVRAVVRDIRKARSWAELGCEVVAATMDDASSLAAAFSGAQGVFILPPPEFDPSPDLAEAGAVIEAVNTALRSAMPGKVVSLSTIGAQAGEFNLLTQHTLLERALRSLPLPITFLRPGWFMENASWDVAAARDTGVMHSFLQPLDKPVPMVATADVGRVAAQLLMENWSGVRVVELEGPRRVTPVDIADTFARILGRPVAAKVVPRDTWEALFVEQGMKNPVPRMRMLDGFNEGWIWFEGAHGTAVKGEVELEDVLRKLVAQARAADAATS, encoded by the coding sequence ATGTATGCGATCACGGGTATCACAGGAAACGTCGGCGGTGCGATGGCGCGCACGCTGCTAAATGCCGGTCGGCCGGTGCGAGCCGTTGTGCGCGACATCAGGAAGGCGCGAAGCTGGGCCGAACTTGGCTGCGAAGTCGTCGCCGCAACGATGGACGACGCATCGTCGCTCGCAGCGGCGTTTAGTGGTGCGCAAGGCGTATTCATCCTGCCGCCGCCGGAGTTCGACCCGTCGCCCGATTTGGCGGAAGCAGGGGCGGTCATCGAGGCCGTGAACACCGCGTTGCGATCCGCGATGCCGGGCAAGGTCGTCTCTCTTTCGACCATCGGCGCGCAGGCGGGTGAATTCAATCTGCTGACTCAGCACACGCTGCTGGAGCGCGCGCTGCGCAGTCTGCCGCTGCCCATCACGTTCCTGCGACCGGGCTGGTTCATGGAGAACGCGTCGTGGGACGTCGCCGCGGCGCGCGACACGGGCGTGATGCACAGTTTCCTGCAACCGCTCGACAAGCCTGTGCCGATGGTCGCCACTGCCGACGTCGGCCGGGTCGCGGCGCAACTGCTGATGGAGAACTGGAGTGGTGTGCGGGTGGTGGAGCTCGAAGGACCACGACGGGTCACGCCGGTCGACATCGCTGATACGTTTGCCCGTATTCTAGGCCGTCCCGTGGCCGCGAAAGTCGTGCCGCGCGATACGTGGGAAGCGTTGTTCGTTGAGCAGGGCATGAAAAATCCGGTGCCGCGTATGCGCATGCTCGACGGATTCAACGAGGGATGGATATGGTTCGAGGGCGCGCACGGTACTGCCGTCAAGGGTGAAGTCGAGCTGGAGGATGTGCTGCGAAAGCTCGTCGCGCAAGCGCGCGCAGCAGACGCAGCCACGTCATGA
- a CDS encoding ABC transporter substrate-binding protein: MAAAFAPGGALRASINLGNPVLATLDPSTGTPVGVSVDLATELARRLGVPLQLVAVKSAGESVDNVSQGKADVGFFAIDPKRGQEIAFTRPYVLIEGFYLVRDGSPIRTNEQVDQPGVKVAVGKGSAYDLFLTRELHRATLVRIPTSPAVVQGFLDQNLDVAAGVKQQLEKDAARTGGLRLLDQRFMVIRQAMGVPKARGDAAAYLANFVEEMKTSGFVAQSLARHRIAGAEVANGDD; encoded by the coding sequence ATGGCGGCCGCTTTCGCACCCGGCGGCGCATTGCGTGCGTCGATCAACCTCGGCAATCCCGTTCTCGCCACGCTCGACCCGTCGACGGGCACACCGGTCGGTGTGTCCGTCGATCTCGCCACCGAACTGGCCAGACGACTTGGCGTGCCGCTGCAACTGGTGGCCGTGAAGTCGGCGGGGGAGTCGGTGGATAACGTGAGCCAGGGCAAGGCGGACGTCGGCTTCTTCGCGATCGATCCCAAACGCGGACAGGAGATTGCATTCACACGGCCGTACGTATTGATCGAAGGTTTCTATCTCGTTCGCGACGGCTCGCCGATCCGCACCAATGAACAGGTCGATCAACCCGGCGTGAAGGTGGCGGTCGGCAAAGGCAGTGCGTATGACCTTTTTCTCACACGTGAGCTGCATCGTGCAACGCTCGTGCGGATTCCCACTTCGCCCGCAGTCGTGCAGGGCTTTCTGGATCAGAATCTGGACGTCGCCGCGGGCGTGAAGCAGCAACTCGAAAAGGATGCAGCGCGCACTGGCGGCCTGCGATTGCTGGACCAGCGCTTCATGGTGATCCGCCAGGCGATGGGCGTGCCCAAGGCGAGAGGCGACGCCGCCGCATATCTTGCGAACTTCGTCGAAGAGATGAAGACGTCGGGTTTCGTTGCGCAGTCGCTCGCGCGCCATCGCATTGCGGGCGCCGAAGTTGCGAACGGCGACGACTGA
- a CDS encoding threo-3-hydroxy-L-aspartate ammonia-lyase, with protein MTQLSLPTFDDVVAAAKRIEGVAHRTPVMTSRTVNEAFGAEVFFKCENLQRMGAFKFRGAFNALSKFTEEQRRRGVVAFSSGNHAQAVALSARLLNMPATIVMPHDAPEMKVAATRGYGGNVVIYDRYKEDREQIGRDLAARHGLTLIPPYDHPDVMAGQGTAAKELFEEVGPLDAFFVPLGGGGLLSGSALVTRALSPDCKLYAVEPEAGNDGQQSFRSGNIVHIDTPRTIADGAQTQHLGHYTFAIIRRDVDDVLTASDAELIDCMRFFAARMKTIVEPTGCLGFAAARQMKDQLKGKRVGVLISGGNVDIQRFAELLLSN; from the coding sequence ATGACCCAGCTTTCTCTGCCCACATTCGACGACGTCGTCGCTGCCGCAAAACGAATCGAAGGGGTCGCGCATCGCACGCCCGTGATGACCTCGCGCACGGTCAATGAAGCCTTCGGAGCGGAAGTGTTCTTCAAGTGCGAGAACCTTCAGCGCATGGGGGCGTTCAAATTCCGCGGCGCGTTCAATGCATTGTCGAAATTCACGGAAGAGCAGCGCCGCCGCGGCGTGGTGGCTTTCTCGTCCGGCAATCACGCGCAGGCTGTCGCACTTTCCGCGCGGCTTTTGAACATGCCCGCCACGATCGTCATGCCGCACGACGCGCCGGAGATGAAAGTCGCGGCCACGCGCGGCTATGGCGGCAACGTCGTGATCTATGACCGTTACAAAGAAGACCGCGAGCAGATCGGGCGCGATCTGGCAGCCAGACACGGCCTGACGCTCATTCCGCCGTACGATCATCCGGATGTGATGGCGGGGCAGGGTACAGCGGCGAAAGAACTATTCGAAGAGGTCGGCCCGCTCGATGCGTTTTTTGTTCCGCTGGGCGGCGGTGGACTGCTGTCGGGTTCGGCGCTCGTCACACGTGCGCTGTCGCCCGATTGCAAGCTCTATGCGGTCGAACCGGAAGCCGGCAATGACGGACAGCAATCGTTCCGCTCGGGAAACATCGTGCATATCGACACGCCCCGGACCATTGCGGATGGCGCGCAGACGCAGCATCTCGGCCACTATACGTTTGCAATCATCCGTCGCGACGTCGACGACGTACTGACAGCGAGCGACGCCGAGCTGATCGACTGCATGCGCTTTTTCGCAGCGCGAATGAAGACGATCGTCGAGCCCACAGGCTGCCTTGGTTTCGCCGCTGCGCGGCAGATGAAAGATCAACTGAAGGGCAAGCGCGTTGGCGTGCTGATTAGCGGCGGCAACGTCGACATTCAACGCTTCGCTGAACTGCTTCTGTCGAATTGA
- a CDS encoding tannase/feruloyl esterase family alpha/beta hydrolase, which translates to MQTKYTVRRLGGIGTSVLVAPVLTLLSLGGCGDDVSQTVSTPLTCAQLVGKTVPASSIGLPTTGATVTAATTMPATGTGATATGEYCLVSGAISPVDPAAPQIKFQIAMPTTWNGKVMMFGGGGYDGTIPAPTGNVPAGPTTQLTPLGRGYAVFASDSGHQANALGSEDASFGVNDEAINNFDGDALKKTRDTAVYLIDRRYAVKAPTRAYFAGGSSGGREALAVVQRWPQDWDGSIVLYPAWAAASLDLQFGRITRALAAPGAYLDQAKRKVLLNAVLASCDTLDGVADGLISNVAACNATFNPATATVNGTPLRCAGGADTGDTCLSDAQIAALNVYNTPITFSYTLASGETQYPGFNVYGADLGVANASALQPTVTTLALGTSQPASPMPATAPYMSVFWDQWIRYFVTRNANYNSLTVDPQNPGSLQARISQLTGLQDVNKTDLSAFNAKGGKILMAHGMADALVSTRSTEQYYQRLQSTMGAPAVANFVRFYEIPGYGHAVSTVFNAAWDSLTTMENWVEKGITPPAQTVADTAGVPGRTRPLCEYPTFPRYNGAGDVNAAANFTCATQ; encoded by the coding sequence ATGCAGACGAAATACACCGTCCGGCGACTCGGCGGCATCGGAACTTCGGTACTCGTAGCGCCCGTTCTCACCCTGCTGTCGCTTGGTGGTTGCGGCGACGACGTCAGTCAAACCGTATCAACGCCGCTCACGTGCGCACAGCTTGTGGGCAAGACTGTACCTGCGTCGTCCATTGGCTTGCCCACCACTGGTGCAACGGTGACTGCGGCGACAACGATGCCCGCGACGGGAACCGGCGCGACCGCAACCGGCGAATACTGCCTCGTAAGTGGTGCGATCAGTCCCGTCGACCCTGCCGCGCCACAGATCAAGTTCCAGATTGCGATGCCCACCACCTGGAACGGCAAGGTCATGATGTTCGGCGGCGGCGGTTATGACGGCACGATTCCAGCGCCGACCGGCAACGTGCCCGCCGGTCCGACCACGCAGCTCACGCCGCTCGGCCGCGGCTACGCAGTATTCGCGAGCGACTCCGGCCACCAGGCGAACGCGCTCGGCAGCGAGGACGCGTCGTTTGGCGTGAACGACGAAGCCATCAACAATTTCGACGGCGATGCGTTGAAGAAAACCCGCGATACCGCCGTCTATCTGATCGACCGGCGCTATGCGGTCAAGGCGCCAACGCGCGCGTACTTCGCGGGCGGCTCGTCGGGCGGCCGCGAGGCGCTCGCCGTCGTGCAACGCTGGCCGCAGGACTGGGACGGCTCGATTGTCCTTTATCCTGCCTGGGCAGCCGCGAGCCTCGACCTCCAGTTTGGCCGCATCACGCGGGCGCTTGCGGCGCCGGGCGCGTACCTGGATCAGGCCAAACGCAAAGTGCTGCTGAACGCCGTGCTCGCCAGTTGCGACACGCTCGACGGTGTGGCCGACGGCCTCATCAGCAACGTGGCCGCATGCAATGCCACCTTCAATCCAGCGACGGCGACGGTCAACGGCACTCCGCTACGGTGCGCAGGCGGCGCGGACACGGGCGATACATGCCTGTCGGACGCGCAGATCGCCGCGCTGAACGTGTACAACACGCCGATCACCTTCAGCTATACGCTCGCGAGCGGCGAGACCCAGTACCCGGGCTTTAACGTCTACGGCGCGGACCTCGGCGTGGCGAATGCGTCGGCGTTGCAGCCGACCGTCACGACCCTCGCTCTGGGCACGTCGCAACCCGCGTCACCGATGCCAGCCACCGCCCCCTACATGAGCGTGTTCTGGGACCAGTGGATCCGGTATTTCGTCACGCGTAACGCGAACTACAACTCGCTCACGGTCGATCCGCAGAACCCCGGCAGTCTGCAGGCGCGTATCAGCCAGCTTACTGGCTTGCAGGACGTCAACAAGACCGATCTGTCGGCGTTCAATGCCAAGGGCGGCAAGATCCTGATGGCGCACGGAATGGCCGACGCGCTCGTCAGCACGCGCTCCACCGAGCAGTACTACCAGCGTTTGCAATCGACAATGGGTGCACCGGCCGTCGCGAATTTCGTGCGCTTCTACGAGATTCCCGGCTATGGTCACGCCGTCAGTACGGTGTTCAACGCCGCGTGGGATTCGCTCACCACGATGGAAAACTGGGTTGAGAAAGGCATCACACCGCCCGCTCAGACAGTGGCCGATACGGCCGGCGTGCCGGGCCGCACGCGGCCGCTGTGCGAATACCCGACGTTCCCGCGTTATAACGGAGCGGGTGACGTGAACGCAGCGGCTAACTTTACGTGCGCCACGCAGTAA
- a CDS encoding transglutaminase family protein, whose translation MRLRVGYELVYEFPQPTPMLLMLNTHFSRAQDMVTPDHINTQPWVPLRQYQDSFGNLCTRLTAPAGMLTLSARGVFEVPAEHERPGVNTYQHAIEELPDECMMFLLGSRYCETDLLSDTAWQMFGHTPLGRARVQAICDFVHNHIRFDYNCARPTKTAWQTLQDGAGVCRDYAHLAVALCRAMNIPARYCTGYISDVGLPPPYAPMDFCAWFEAYLGDGWETFDPRNNAPRTGRILMARGRDAADVAISNTFGPSLLSRFLVVCEPDV comes from the coding sequence ATGAGACTTCGCGTGGGTTATGAGTTGGTATATGAGTTTCCTCAACCGACGCCGATGCTGTTGATGCTGAACACGCATTTCTCGCGTGCTCAGGATATGGTCACGCCGGACCACATCAACACTCAGCCGTGGGTGCCGCTGCGACAATATCAGGACTCGTTTGGCAACCTCTGTACGCGTCTCACGGCGCCGGCTGGCATGTTGACGCTCTCGGCGCGCGGCGTGTTCGAAGTGCCGGCCGAGCACGAGCGTCCGGGTGTGAACACCTATCAGCATGCGATCGAAGAGCTGCCCGACGAGTGCATGATGTTCCTGCTGGGCAGCCGCTACTGCGAAACGGACCTGCTTTCCGACACCGCGTGGCAGATGTTCGGTCACACCCCGCTGGGCCGTGCGCGTGTGCAGGCAATCTGCGACTTCGTCCACAACCACATTCGTTTCGACTACAACTGCGCGCGGCCCACGAAGACCGCGTGGCAGACGTTGCAGGATGGCGCGGGTGTGTGTCGCGATTACGCGCATCTTGCAGTGGCGCTGTGCCGCGCGATGAATATTCCGGCGCGCTATTGTACGGGGTACATCAGCGACGTGGGCTTGCCTCCGCCCTACGCGCCGATGGATTTCTGCGCGTGGTTTGAAGCTTATCTCGGTGACGGGTGGGAGACCTTCGATCCGCGTAATAACGCGCCGCGTACAGGGCGCATTCTGATGGCGCGCGGCCGCGACGCCGCCGATGTAGCGATCAGCAATACATTCGGACCTTCGCTGCTGAGCCGCTTTCTGGTGGTGTGCGAGCCGGACGTTTAA
- a CDS encoding SDR family oxidoreductase, producing MSASKDQFTMQDPRTQYPQPDFERQPQSAPGLAKDMTPKPDHGETSYKGFGRLAGRRALITGADSGIGRAVAIAFAREGADVALNYLPGEEADAREVIALVKEAGRTVVDLPGDISDEGFCMRLVNDAVDGLGGLDILVNVAGKQTYVEEIADLTTAQFEATFRTNVFAMFWLCKAAMPHLPPGATIINTTSIQSYQPSAGLLDYASTKAAITAFTHALAKQVINQGVRVNAVAPGPVWTPLQPSGGQPQDKIEKFGTEAPMKRPGQPAELAPVYVLLASQESSFVTGEVYGVTGGNHLP from the coding sequence ATGTCCGCAAGCAAAGACCAGTTCACGATGCAGGATCCGCGAACCCAGTACCCGCAACCTGATTTCGAAAGACAACCGCAGTCTGCGCCAGGCCTGGCCAAAGACATGACGCCGAAGCCTGACCATGGAGAGACGAGCTATAAGGGCTTCGGCCGCCTCGCCGGACGTCGCGCGCTGATCACCGGCGCCGACAGCGGGATCGGCCGCGCGGTCGCGATTGCATTCGCGCGCGAGGGCGCCGACGTCGCGTTGAACTATCTGCCGGGCGAGGAAGCCGATGCGCGCGAGGTGATCGCGCTGGTGAAAGAAGCGGGCCGCACGGTGGTGGATCTGCCCGGCGATATATCCGATGAAGGCTTCTGCATGCGACTCGTCAACGACGCGGTCGACGGGCTCGGCGGGCTGGATATTCTCGTCAACGTGGCCGGAAAACAGACCTATGTCGAAGAGATTGCCGATCTGACCACGGCGCAATTCGAAGCGACATTCCGCACCAACGTGTTCGCGATGTTCTGGCTATGCAAGGCAGCGATGCCTCATCTGCCGCCGGGCGCGACGATCATCAACACGACGTCGATCCAGAGCTATCAACCGAGCGCGGGTCTGCTGGATTACGCGTCGACCAAAGCTGCGATCACCGCATTCACCCATGCGTTAGCGAAGCAGGTCATCAACCAGGGTGTACGCGTGAACGCCGTGGCGCCGGGTCCGGTGTGGACGCCGCTGCAGCCAAGCGGTGGGCAGCCGCAGGACAAGATCGAGAAGTTCGGCACCGAAGCGCCGATGAAACGTCCCGGCCAGCCGGCCGAACTGGCGCCCGTCTATGTGCTGCTCGCGTCGCAGGAGTCGAGCTTCGTGACCGGCGAAGTGTATGGCGTGACCGGCGGCAATCACCTGCCCTGA
- a CDS encoding FCD domain-containing protein, which translates to MADHPTRTQTSRIFAVLAEQLAARINAGEFGEGERLPSERELAIEYQCSRTSVREAILLLQSRGLLGKEHKARARVTRPDSAGMLDLLSGAARSLVESVEGIANLQEARTLFECGLARHAARHATPKQVERLSLALGDNRRAINDPQAFIRTDMAFHLAIAEIPNNPLFISLHQALGQWLVDQRTTGMNVQGSTRAVWRDHEAIFDAIAAHDVEAADKAMATHLANVARYFWKARAAL; encoded by the coding sequence ATGGCAGACCACCCGACCCGCACGCAGACCAGCCGCATCTTCGCGGTACTCGCAGAACAACTCGCTGCTCGCATCAACGCAGGCGAATTCGGCGAGGGCGAGCGTTTGCCGTCGGAGCGCGAACTGGCGATCGAGTATCAATGTAGCCGCACGTCGGTGCGCGAAGCGATTCTGCTGCTGCAATCGCGCGGGCTGCTCGGCAAGGAACACAAGGCGCGAGCGCGGGTTACCCGTCCGGATTCGGCGGGCATGCTCGACTTGCTCTCCGGCGCGGCGCGCAGCCTCGTGGAGAGCGTGGAGGGTATCGCTAACCTGCAGGAAGCCCGCACATTGTTCGAGTGCGGGCTGGCGCGCCATGCGGCACGTCATGCCACGCCCAAACAGGTCGAACGGCTGTCGCTGGCATTGGGCGATAACCGGCGAGCGATTAACGATCCGCAGGCTTTTATTCGTACCGACATGGCGTTTCATCTCGCTATCGCCGAGATTCCAAACAATCCTCTCTTCATCTCTCTGCATCAGGCTTTGGGGCAATGGCTCGTGGACCAACGCACCACGGGCATGAATGTGCAGGGCTCGACACGGGCCGTATGGCGCGATCATGAAGCGATATTCGATGCCATTGCCGCGCACGACGTCGAAGCGGCCGACAAGGCCATGGCCACGCATCTTGCCAACGTCGCGCGCTATTTCTGGAAAGCGCGCGCGGCGCTTTGA